One window from the genome of Carnobacterium viridans encodes:
- a CDS encoding RepB family plasmid replication initiator protein, whose protein sequence is MEDLENDSFEYWNVFRKMKYDNGTFTFLWDPEITPHILDLKDRYVLTDLTVTAKFKVVLVGLCTTT, encoded by the coding sequence TTGGAAGATTTAGAGAATGACTCATTCGAATACTGGAATGTTTTTAGGAAAATGAAATATGACAATGGTACCTTTACGTTTCTCTGGGATCCAGAAATCACACCACATATATTAGACTTGAAAGATAGGTATGTCTTGACTGACTTGACTGTCACTGCGAAATTCAAAGTGGTTTTAGTTGGACTTTGTACGACCACTTGA
- a CDS encoding replication initiation protein produces MKKYVLDVAIAEINKFTELEVKYEEIKKGRSITGFKLIWSTGKGISKASQKQIDILFSMADVVLNDILMYAEINDKTNRERALSIIRDFQTMRARYLDQEVGLTADHCSKLTKKANDDLEALNFLLETEGKEPLNPKVPLFNWLKN; encoded by the coding sequence CTGAAGAAATATGTTCTCGATGTCGCGATTGCTGAAATCAATAAATTTACCGAGTTAGAAGTGAAGTATGAAGAGATAAAAAAAGGTCGTTCAATTACTGGATTCAAATTGATTTGGAGTACTGGTAAAGGAATTTCAAAAGCTTCTCAGAAGCAAATTGATATATTATTTAGTATGGCAGATGTAGTTTTGAACGATATACTAATGTATGCAGAAATTAATGATAAAACGAATAGAGAAAGAGCTTTATCTATTATCCGAGATTTTCAGACAATGAGAGCCCGTTACTTAGACCAAGAAGTAGGATTAACAGCTGATCATTGTAGCAAACTTACTAAAAAAGCAAATGACGACTTAGAAGCTTTAAATTTTCTACTCGAAACGGAAGGGAAAGAACCACTTAATCCTAAAGTTCCGTTGTTTAATTGGCTTAAAAATTAA
- a CDS encoding YcxB family protein translates to MYRKKFKKDRLLKENVTYKIDLKGLEASRERGSIFMSWSDYNSIKEYQDLFLLYISDTQAQIIPERCFQTEEDKQHFKLLIANNK, encoded by the coding sequence ATGTACAGAAAGAAATTTAAAAAAGATCGTTTGTTAAAAGAAAACGTTACTTATAAAATTGATTTAAAAGGACTTGAAGCTTCTAGAGAGCGAGGCTCTATTTTTATGTCTTGGAGCGACTATAACTCTATAAAAGAATACCAAGACTTATTTCTTCTCTATATTTCAGATACACAAGCTCAAATTATTCCGGAACGCTGTTTTCAGACAGAAGAAGATAAACAACATTTTAAACTTTTAATTGCTAATAATAAATAA
- a CDS encoding YcxB family protein produces the protein MNNEENVLVKFSVTEKDYTRTFLYMRMKYAIKVLISGFLILMIYLFTLTDLSLLTNFIISALSVLLIAVPLSFFAVSYKAKKEFRSDHDLREELTVEANDLGLNLSASNGNSHRDWDRIYSVREIKHDFIVYFSKSFAFSLPKSYFGSKKDISLFKELVSKHINSDKVYFKKQ, from the coding sequence ATGAATAACGAAGAAAATGTTCTAGTTAAATTCTCTGTAACAGAAAAAGATTATACTCGAACTTTCTTATATATGAGAATGAAATATGCTATAAAAGTTTTAATTAGCGGTTTTTTAATATTAATGATCTATTTATTTACTTTAACAGATCTTTCGTTGCTAACGAATTTTATTATTTCTGCATTATCTGTCCTTTTAATTGCTGTTCCACTCTCTTTTTTTGCTGTAAGTTATAAAGCAAAAAAAGAATTTAGAAGTGACCATGATTTAAGAGAAGAACTCACGGTTGAAGCAAACGATTTAGGACTTAATTTAAGTGCTTCAAATGGGAATAGTCATCGTGACTGGGATCGTATTTACTCAGTTCGAGAAATCAAACATGATTTTATTGTTTATTTTTCTAAATCTTTTGCATTTTCATTACCCAAGAGCTATTTTGGTTCTAAAAAAGACATTTCCCTATTTAAAGAATTAGTCTCAAAACATATAAATTCTGATAAGGTATACTTCAAAAAACAGTAA
- a CDS encoding replication initiation protein: protein MAGRLNKKEVLISNADSIKKSNELSTSKLNQGLTLNQMQLLSYAIYSTQKDGSTTFIKADFEKKFGIEKYQTKHAKVDAQRILSIQAGLEDLENDSFEYWNVFRKMKYDNGTFTFLWDPEITPHILDLKDRYVLTDLTVTAKFKSGFSWTLYDHLRGSYGCWYKSLTKDTIMEIFGVDEKKSYRENTGLLKKYVLDVAIAEINKFTELEVKYEEIKKGRSITGFKLIWSTGKGISKASQKQIDILFSMADVVLNDILMYAEINDKTNRERALSIIRDFQTMRARYLDQEVGLTADHCSKLTKKANDDLEALNFLLETEGKEPLNPKVPLFNWLKN from the coding sequence ATGGCCGGGAGATTAAATAAAAAGGAAGTTCTGATTAGCAATGCAGATAGTATTAAAAAGAGCAATGAGCTATCAACCTCAAAACTCAATCAAGGTTTGACCTTGAACCAAATGCAGTTGCTATCCTATGCGATTTATTCTACACAAAAAGATGGTTCGACAACTTTTATTAAGGCTGATTTCGAGAAGAAATTTGGCATTGAAAAATATCAAACTAAGCATGCAAAGGTTGACGCCCAAAGAATACTAAGTATTCAAGCAGGGTTGGAAGATTTAGAGAATGACTCATTCGAATACTGGAATGTTTTTAGGAAAATGAAATATGACAATGGTACCTTTACGTTTCTCTGGGATCCAGAAATCACACCACATATATTAGACTTGAAAGATAGGTATGTCTTGACTGACTTGACTGTCACTGCGAAATTCAAAAGTGGTTTTAGTTGGACTTTGTACGACCACTTGAGAGGTTCATACGGCTGTTGGTATAAGTCTTTGACAAAAGATACTATCATGGAAATTTTTGGTGTCGATGAAAAGAAAAGTTATCGTGAAAATACGGGGCTTCTGAAGAAATATGTTCTCGATGTCGCGATTGCTGAAATCAATAAATTTACCGAGTTAGAAGTGAAGTATGAAGAGATAAAAAAAGGTCGTTCAATTACTGGATTCAAATTGATTTGGAGTACTGGTAAAGGAATTTCAAAAGCTTCTCAGAAGCAAATTGATATATTATTTAGTATGGCAGATGTAGTTTTGAACGATATACTAATGTATGCAGAAATTAATGATAAAACGAATAGAGAAAGAGCTTTATCTATTATCCGAGATTTTCAGACAATGAGAGCCCGTTACTTAGACCAAGAAGTAGGATTAACAGCTGATCATTGTAGCAAACTTACTAAAAAAGCAAATGACGACTTAGAAGCTTTAAATTTTCTACTCGAAACGGAAGGGAAAGAACCACTTAATCCTAAAGTTCCGTTGTTTAATTGGCTTAAAAATTAA
- a CDS encoding YcxB family protein, which yields MTDPSAKEKEIYVNVDISEKEYVRASLYLAKKNILILYSGTFFLLATAFYLLSFGQNQLSSLVIAIIATLFVLILSFYRTIWMYRKKFKKDRLLKENVTYKIDLKGLEASRERGSIFMSWSDYNSIKEYQDLFLLYISDTQAQIIPERCFQTEEDKQHFKLLIANNK from the coding sequence TTGACTGATCCTTCTGCAAAGGAAAAAGAGATTTATGTCAATGTTGATATTTCCGAGAAAGAATATGTACGAGCTAGTTTATATCTAGCTAAAAAAAATATTCTTATTCTTTATTCTGGCACTTTTTTTTTATTAGCTACTGCGTTCTATTTATTATCTTTTGGTCAAAACCAATTATCAAGCTTAGTTATTGCAATTATTGCTACTTTATTTGTCCTTATTCTAAGCTTCTATCGTACCATTTGGATGTACAGAAAGAAATTTAAAAAAGATCGTTTGTTAAAAGAAAACGTTACTTATAAAATTGATTTAAAAGGACTTGAAGCTTCTAGAGAGCGAGGCTCTATTTTTATGTCTTGGAGCGACTATAACTCTATAAAAGAATACCAAGACTTATTTCTTCTCTATATTTCAGATACACAAGCTCAAATTATTCCGGAACGCTGTTTTCAGACAGAAGAAGATAAACAACATTTTAAACTTTTAATTGCTAATAATAAATAA